Below is a window of Thermococcus sp. DNA.
GGCCCATGTCACGGATGGCGAACCTACCGAGCTGTGGTATCTCCTTGACCGGCTCGATGACCATGGCCTTGGTCGGCCTGAGTATGACGATGGCTGAGTCACCGGTCTTGATGAACTGCGGGTTCTCTTCAACGATGTTTCCTGTTCTCGGGTCGAGCTTAGCAAGGAGCTGCTCGAACCTAACAGCGACCTGGGTGGTGTGGGCGTGAAGTACCGGGGTGTAGCCAACTGTAATAGCGGTTGGGTGGTTGAGGACGATTATCTGGGCCTTGAAGGTGTCCTTCGGCCTGACAACTGTCGGCGGGTTGGTGGTGTGTCCGGCAACGTCACCGCGCTTTATGTCGTTCTTACCAACGCCACGGACGTTAAATCCGATGTTGTCACCCGGGTAAGCCTCCTGGAGTGGCTCGTGGTGCATCTCGATGGACTTGACTTCACCCTGGATGGGCTTGTGGAAGATTGTTGAAGCTGGCTCGAAGATGACTACGTCGCCAACCCTGAGAACACCGGTCTCAACCCTACCAACTGGGACGGTACCGACACCCTTGATGGAGTAGACGTCCTGAATCGGTATCCTGAGAGGCTTGTCGACTGGCTTCGGTGGCTCGGGTATCTGGTCGAGGGCCTCGATGAGGGTTGGACCCTTGTACCAGGGCATCTTGTCGCTCCTCTTGACGACGTTGTCGCCTTCCCAAGCGCTAATCGGAATAACCGGGAAGTCCTTGTAGCCGAGCATCTTGAGGAGCTTCTCGACCTGGGCCTTGACCTTCTCGAAGACCTTCTGGTCGTAGTTGACCATATCCATCTTGTTGATGGCGACGATTATGTGGTTTATACCCAGGGTCCTGGCAAGGAAGGCGTGCTCCTTGGTCTGGGGCATGACACCATCGGTGGCAGCGACCACAAGAACTGCAGCGTCAGCCTGGCTGGCACCGGTAATCATGTTCTTAACGAAGTCTCTGTGGCCCGGAGCGTCAATGATGGTGATGTACCTGTGCGGAGTCTCGAACTTGGT
It encodes the following:
- the tuf gene encoding translation elongation factor EF-1 subunit alpha, which codes for MAKEKPHVNIVFIGHVDHGKSTTIGRLLFDTANIPENIIKKFEEMGEKGKSFKFAWVMDRLKEERERGITIDVAHTKFETPHRYITIIDAPGHRDFVKNMITGASQADAAVLVVAATDGVMPQTKEHAFLARTLGINHIIVAINKMDMVNYDQKVFEKVKAQVEKLLKMLGYKDFPVIPISAWEGDNVVKRSDKMPWYKGPTLIEALDQIPEPPKPVDKPLRIPIQDVYSIKGVGTVPVGRVETGVLRVGDVVIFEPASTIFHKPIQGEVKSIEMHHEPLQEAYPGDNIGFNVRGVGKNDIKRGDVAGHTTNPPTVVRPKDTFKAQIIVLNHPTAITVGYTPVLHAHTTQVAVRFEQLLAKLDPRTGNIVEENPQFIKTGDSAIVILRPTKAMVIEPVKEIPQLGRFAIRDMGQTVAAGMVISIQKAE